The Pseudoxanthomonas sp. genome segment TGGCGATCAGTGCCAGCTACTTCGAGGCCGTGCACGTGCTGGGCCTCGACAACGGCACGTTCTGGTCGGCGCTGCAGAACAGCGTGGACTTCTGGGACGACTTCGGCGTGGCGCTGCTGAAGTCGGCCGTGTTCGGCGGCACCGCCGCGCTGGTCGCCGCCTACGTGGGCTTCCACGCCGAGCCGACCATCGAGGGCACCTCGGTGGCCACCACCCGCGCGGTGGTGAACGCCTCGCTGCTGGTGCTGATGTTCAATTTCGTCATGTCTGCATTGCTGTTCAGGAGCTGAGCCATGTCCGTCCGTGGACCCCGTCTTGAGTTCGCCGTCGGCGCCTTCCTGCTGCTGGCCCTGGCCTCGCTGCTGGTGCTGGCGCTGGCGTCCACCAACAAGCGTTTCGGCGTGGGCGGCGGCAGCTACGAGCTGACCGCGCGCTTCTCCAACCTGGGCCAGCTGCGCAAGCAGGCGCCGGTGAAGATCGGTGGCGTGGTGATCGGCCAGGTGGCCGACATCCGGCTGGACCCGGTCAAGTTCGACTCGCTGGTCACGCTGTCCATCGACAGCCGGTACAAGGACCTGCCGGCCGACACCGCCGCCGGCATCTTCACCAGCGGCCTGCTCGGCGAGAACTACGTCGGCCTGTCGCCGGGGGGCGATCCGGAGGTGCTGAAGCCGGGCGAGGAGATCGCCTTCACCCAGCCCGCCGTGGACCTGCTGCAGCTGGCCGGCAAGTACATGTTCAGCGGCGGCGCCAACAATGCCGGTGCAGGCTCCGGGGAGACCCCGGCCAGCGGCGAGACCGCCGCTCCCCCCGTTACGGAAGAACCCACGCCATGAAGAACCCGATCAAGCCTTCCTTCCTGTCCGTCGTGCTGTCGGCCGCGCTGCTGGCCAGCGCGCCGGTCGTCGCGTCGGCGCAGACCACCGCCCCGGCCGCCGCCAGGCAGAACACCGCCAGCCAGGTCGTGCTGGCCAGCAGCACGCGCATCCTGACCACGCTCGACCAGCGCCGGGCCGAGTTCAAGTCGAACCCGGCCGCGCTGCGCCAGTTCGTCACCAGCGAGTTCAACACCCTGTTCGACGGCGATTACGCCGCCCGCCTGGTGCTGGGCGTGCATGGCCGCGGCGCCTCCGATGCCGACGTGAAGCTGTTCGGCCAGGCCCTGACCGAGCGCCTGCTGTCGGCGTACGGTGCCCGGCTGGCCGACTTCAACGCCCGCCTGAAGGTGCGCGTGAAGTCCGAGGCCCCGCTGCCGGGCGGCCGTGGCGTGAAGGTCGACACCGAGTTCGTGCAGGCCGACCAGACCGTCACCCCGATCACCTTCTACGCGCGCAACGTGGGCGGCCAGTGGAAGGTGTTCGACGTGCTGCCGGAAGGCGTGTCCTTCGTGCAGACGTTCAAGACCCAGTTCGACACGCCGCTGCGGCAGAAGTCCATCGCCCAGGTGGCGGCGGACCTGAAGTCCGGCCGGCTGCAGGTCAACGGCAGTGCCGGCGGCAACTGACGCCGGTCTCCGCCGCGACGGCGAGGCGCTCGTGTTCACGGGCGCACTCGACCGCGGCGCCGCCGCCGCGCTGTGGCCGCAGGCCTCGGCGCAGCTGGCCGGCGTGCAACGCATTGTCCTGACCAACGTCACTACCGTCGACAGCGCCGGGCTGGCACTGTTGGCGGAGCTGGCCGCGCGCCTGCGCGCCGGCGGCACGACCCCGCGTTTCGAAGGCCAGCCCGCTGGCCTGGCCGATCTCCAGGCCGCGTATCGCCTTTCGCCGGAACTGGACTTCCCGGCGTAACCCCACCCCCGCCGTTTCCAGGAATCAGGATGACTCTGTTCCGCCTCAGTACCGTGGTCCTGCTGGCCGCAATGGCGACCGCCTGTGCGTCGGCACCCAACCCCTCGACGGCCACACCGGCCGATGCGGTGGTGATCGACAGCACCGCGACGGCGGCCGCTCCGTTGCCGCCCGAGCCGCCGATCGACCCCGCCAGCATCGATGCGCCCGCGCCGTCGGCCGATGTCGCCGCCACGTCGGAAGGCGAGGACGACTTCGCCGCGATCTATGGCCAGGGCGCCTACGACCCGGTCGCCGATCCGACCCTGCCCGCACCCGTGCAGGGGCCGGAATCCTACGATCCGTGGGAGAAGTTCAACCGCAAGGTGCACCGCTTCAACAATGCGGTGGACCGCGCCGTTGCCCGTCCGCTCGCCCGCGCCTACGTGGCGGCGGTGCCGCGCCCGGTACGGCTGGGGGTGGGCAACTTCTTCGACAACCTGCGCCAGCCTCTGACGATGGTGAACCAGCTGCTGCAGGGCCGCCCTCGCGACGCCACGCAAACGCTCGGCCGCTTCCTGCTGAATTCGACGGTCGGCATCGGCGGCATCTTCGATCCCGCCAGCGACCTGAAGATGAAGCGCCGCAGCGAGGACTTCGGCCAGACGCTGGGCACCTGGGGCTGGAAGCGGTCGCGCTACGTGGAACTGCCGTTCTTCGGCCCGCGCACGGTGCGCGACGTGCTCGGCCTGGCCGGCGACATGCCGCTCAGTCCGGTCAGCAAGATCGAGGACGACAAGACGCGCATCTTCCTGCAGGGCCTGAACCTGGTGGACACCCGGGCGCAACTGCTGTCGCTGGACAGCCTGCGCGAAGGCGCGGTGGACGATTACGCGCTGGTCCGCGACTCCTGGCTGCAGCGCCGCAATTACCAGATCGAAAGCCATCGCACCCAGCAGCAACTTGACGAGGAACTGCCGGAATACCTGCAGGACGACGAAAACGACCCGACCGTCCCGGTCGATGCCATGCCGATGCCGGAGATCAGCGGCGGCGGTTGAGGTCGGCAGGTCGCGGTGAATGGAAACGGCGCCTCCCGGCGCCGTTTTTTTGTCTGTCGTGGGAGCGACGTGAGTCGCGATCGACGTGTCAGACCATCCGATGTCGACCGGACGCCCGACGCCACGCGTCTCCCTCCTCGTGAATGGACACGCGATTGGCCCGGACCTGCCGTCGCGACTCACGTCGCTCCCACGATTCCTCGCTCACTCCGCCTCGTCGCCGCCCAGCAGCTTCTGGCTCTCCTCACCCGGCAACGCTTCGACACCGCGCAGCTGGCGCTCGATCGCGCGCGTGCGGACGCCGGCCTGCTTGATGCTGTTCTGCACCGTGTCCAGCTGGCTGTTGGCCTTCTCCAGCACGGTGGCGAACTTGCCGAACTCGGTCTTCACCGCGCCGAGCAGTACGCGCACCTCGCTGGAGCGCTTCTCGATGGCCAGGGTGCGGAAGCCCATCTGCAGACTGTTGAGCAAGGCCGCCAGCGTGGTCGGGCCGGCGATGACGATGCGATGGTCGCGCTGCAGCGCATCGACCAGTCCGGGACGGCGGATGGCCTCTGCATAGAGCCCTTCCGTGGCAAGGAACAGCACCGCGAAGTCGGTGGTGTACGGCGGCACCACGTATTTCTCGTTGATCGACTTGGCCTGCACCTTGATCGCCCGCTCCAGCTGGGTGGCGGCCGTGCGCATCGCGTCGGCATCGCCGCGTTCCTGGGCATCCAGCAGGCGCTCGTAGTCCTCGCGCGGAAACTTGGCATCGATCGGCAGCCACACCGGTACCTCGCCCTCCTGGCGTCCCGGCAGGCGGATGGCGAAATCCACGGCTTCGTTGCTGTCCGGACGCACCTTCACGCTGCGCGCAAACTGCTCGGCCGTCAGTACCTGCTCCAGCAGGTTCTCCAGCTGCACTTCGCCCCAGCCGCCGCGATCCTTGACGTTGCTCAGTACCCGCTTGAGGTCGCCGACACCAGTGGCGAGCTGCTGCATTTCACCCAGGCCGCGCTGGACCGCCTCCAATCGCTCCGACACCAGCGAGAACGAGGCATCGAGCCGCTGCGTCAGCGTGGCCTGCAGTTTCTCGTCCACCGTCGCGCGCATCTGCTCCAGTTTCTGCGCGTTGTCGGCCTGCAGCTCCTTCAGGCGATCCTCCAGCGTGGCCCGCATCTCGCCGATGCGCTGCTCGTTGCGCTGGGTCAGTTCGTTGAGCCGCTGGCCCAGCGTGTCGGCGAAGCGCTGCTGCGACTCGGACGCGTCGAGGCGGCCCTTGCGCGCGTCTTCGGTCAGGGTATCGCGCAGCACGTCGAGGCGCTGGTCGGTGCGCGTGCTCAGGTCGGACAGGTTGCGGGCGAAGCCGTCGATACGGAGTTCCTGCGCGCGCGACAGCCCTTCCAGCTGCTCGCGCAGCTCGCTGCGGCCTTCGCGCTGCTCGTCGCGCAGCGCGCGTTCCAGCAGGTCGCCGATGCGCGCCTCGGGGCGGCGCAGCACCAGCACCGCCAGCAGCACGACGGCGATGGCCACGAGGATCAGGAGGAGCACGAGCAGGGTCTGGGAATCCATGCCGACAGTGTAGCCGCTGGCGTCTCACGACCTGAGGCGGGAGCGACGCGAACGGCCTCGCAATGCAAGCGGGCTCGGCGTCACGGATGCGGAAACGCGTGTTGACCCCCTGTTCCCGCTCACCGCACAGTCGCGACGCACTGACCGCCTGGGGAAAGCCGGCATGCTGCACCGCCTCCGTACGCTGATGGGTGCCACGCCCGATCCGCTGCCCGCGTTCGCGGCCGCGCGGGTCGCCGCGCTGCGCGAGGCCCTGGGCGAACCCGAACGCATCGACCGCGACGACGACCGCCGCCACCGCGTCGACATCCATGTCTATGCGCGCCGCTTCCCCGACGACGACCGGCCCGGCTACATGCTGGCGACCTGCGGCATGAGCGACCGGCTGATGACGCTGCCGGCCCGCTACGACGGCGACGAGTCGGCCGCACGCGAGCTGTTCTGGTACGTGCGCGAGCCGCAGCCGGCCTTCATCGAGCGGCTGCGCTGGCTGGCGAAGCTGCCGTTCGCCGAAGGCAGCTGGCTGGGCTATGGGCATACCGTGCCGCTGCCTGCACCGCCGCTGGACGGCTCGCCGTTCTCGACCTTCCTGCTGCTGCCGCCCGCGTTGGCCAGCGACCGGCACCTGTTCGACAACCTGCACCTGCACGG includes the following:
- a CDS encoding suppressor of fused domain protein, with amino-acid sequence MLHRLRTLMGATPDPLPAFAAARVAALREALGEPERIDRDDDRRHRVDIHVYARRFPDDDRPGYMLATCGMSDRLMTLPARYDGDESAARELFWYVREPQPAFIERLRWLAKLPFAEGSWLGYGHTVPLPAPPLDGSPFSTFLLLPPALASDRHLFDNLHLHGHGVEALVVHLLSDAEYDLVRSDEGLDVFLDLLDVHRYPPVFDPSRRSYL
- a CDS encoding VacJ family lipoprotein; the encoded protein is MTLFRLSTVVLLAAMATACASAPNPSTATPADAVVIDSTATAAAPLPPEPPIDPASIDAPAPSADVAATSEGEDDFAAIYGQGAYDPVADPTLPAPVQGPESYDPWEKFNRKVHRFNNAVDRAVARPLARAYVAAVPRPVRLGVGNFFDNLRQPLTMVNQLLQGRPRDATQTLGRFLLNSTVGIGGIFDPASDLKMKRRSEDFGQTLGTWGWKRSRYVELPFFGPRTVRDVLGLAGDMPLSPVSKIEDDKTRIFLQGLNLVDTRAQLLSLDSLREGAVDDYALVRDSWLQRRNYQIESHRTQQQLDEELPEYLQDDENDPTVPVDAMPMPEISGGG
- the mlaD gene encoding outer membrane lipid asymmetry maintenance protein MlaD codes for the protein MSVRGPRLEFAVGAFLLLALASLLVLALASTNKRFGVGGGSYELTARFSNLGQLRKQAPVKIGGVVIGQVADIRLDPVKFDSLVTLSIDSRYKDLPADTAAGIFTSGLLGENYVGLSPGGDPEVLKPGEEIAFTQPAVDLLQLAGKYMFSGGANNAGAGSGETPASGETAAPPVTEEPTP
- the rmuC gene encoding DNA recombination protein RmuC — protein: MLLAVLVLRRPEARIGDLLERALRDEQREGRSELREQLEGLSRAQELRIDGFARNLSDLSTRTDQRLDVLRDTLTEDARKGRLDASESQQRFADTLGQRLNELTQRNEQRIGEMRATLEDRLKELQADNAQKLEQMRATVDEKLQATLTQRLDASFSLVSERLEAVQRGLGEMQQLATGVGDLKRVLSNVKDRGGWGEVQLENLLEQVLTAEQFARSVKVRPDSNEAVDFAIRLPGRQEGEVPVWLPIDAKFPREDYERLLDAQERGDADAMRTAATQLERAIKVQAKSINEKYVVPPYTTDFAVLFLATEGLYAEAIRRPGLVDALQRDHRIVIAGPTTLAALLNSLQMGFRTLAIEKRSSEVRVLLGAVKTEFGKFATVLEKANSQLDTVQNSIKQAGVRTRAIERQLRGVEALPGEESQKLLGGDEAE
- a CDS encoding STAS domain-containing protein: MPAATDAGLRRDGEALVFTGALDRGAAAALWPQASAQLAGVQRIVLTNVTTVDSAGLALLAELAARLRAGGTTPRFEGQPAGLADLQAAYRLSPELDFPA
- a CDS encoding ABC transporter substrate-binding protein, which encodes MKPSFLSVVLSAALLASAPVVASAQTTAPAAARQNTASQVVLASSTRILTTLDQRRAEFKSNPAALRQFVTSEFNTLFDGDYAARLVLGVHGRGASDADVKLFGQALTERLLSAYGARLADFNARLKVRVKSEAPLPGGRGVKVDTEFVQADQTVTPITFYARNVGGQWKVFDVLPEGVSFVQTFKTQFDTPLRQKSIAQVAADLKSGRLQVNGSAGGN